The uncultured Desulfobulbus sp. genome window below encodes:
- a CDS encoding DDE-type integrase/transposase/recombinase, with protein MEHPLEGYRRLTLMMLDRDIVAVSPSSAYRVLSAAGLLRRWNGKPSKKGTGFVQPLKPHDHWHINVSYINLKGTFYYMYSLLDGCSRYIVHWELRESMTEKDVEIILQRAQEKFPMATPRIISDNGPQFIGKDFKEFIRITGMTLVRTSPFYPQSNG; from the coding sequence ATGGAGCACCCTCTGGAAGGCTATCGGCGACTGACCTTAATGATGCTTGATCGCGATATTGTCGCTGTCAGCCCCAGCAGCGCCTACCGTGTATTAAGTGCAGCTGGCCTGCTCAGACGCTGGAACGGCAAGCCTAGCAAAAAAGGAACTGGATTTGTTCAGCCCTTGAAGCCTCATGACCACTGGCATATTAATGTTTCATACATTAACCTGAAGGGCACTTTCTACTATATGTACAGCCTTTTGGACGGCTGTAGCCGCTACATTGTTCACTGGGAGCTGCGTGAGTCCATGACTGAAAAAGACGTTGAAATCATTTTGCAGCGAGCTCAGGAGAAGTTTCCTATGGCAACGCCCAGGATAATTTCAGATAATGGCCCTCAATTTATTGGCAAGGATTTTAAAGAGTTCATCCGGATAACAGGCATGACTCTCGTCCGAACATCGCCGTTTTATCCACAGAGCAACGGCTAG
- a CDS encoding four helix bundle protein, giving the protein MQKPHKQLRAWQLAMEIAQTVYRTTHTFPADEIFGLTSQMRRCSISIASNIAEGAGRQTTKEFIQFLHIAQGSLSELDTQLELALKLGYIAQEPRQTIDSLLTEEDKIISFEKANTRQKNAAQKRIELLEAKLQTKNEVFSELMEEHVLLKKDLGER; this is encoded by the coding sequence ATGCAAAAGCCCCACAAACAACTACGAGCCTGGCAACTGGCCATGGAGATAGCGCAGACCGTGTACCGAACAACTCACACTTTCCCAGCCGATGAAATATTCGGCCTCACCAGCCAGATGCGAAGGTGTTCCATAAGTATAGCTAGTAATATTGCAGAAGGGGCAGGGCGGCAAACTACGAAGGAATTTATCCAGTTTCTCCACATCGCCCAAGGCTCTTTAAGTGAACTCGACACCCAACTTGAACTAGCCTTGAAGCTTGGCTATATAGCTCAGGAACCCCGGCAAACAATCGATAGCTTGCTGACGGAAGAAGATAAGATTATCTCATTTGAAAAGGCTAATACCCGTCAAAAAAACGCTGCCCAGAAACGGATCGAGCTCCTTGAAGCCAAGCTGCAAACAAAGAACGAGGTCTTCTCTGAACTCATGGAGGAGCATGTTCTCTTAAAAAAGGATCTTGGGGAACGCTAA
- a CDS encoding integrase core domain-containing protein, giving the protein MERYHKTIKSECIRPKVALSVEESRNHIADYIGYYNEKRLHSSIGYIAPKDKLEGRDEQIFKERDRKLEAAREIRKQKRQEKNSYFAPRPAQAAVEAVNSLTHQEQFSISN; this is encoded by the coding sequence GTGGAACGCTATCACAAAACGATCAAGTCAGAATGCATCCGCCCTAAAGTTGCTCTGTCTGTTGAAGAATCAAGAAATCACATTGCTGATTATATCGGCTATTACAACGAGAAGCGGTTACATAGCTCCATTGGCTACATAGCCCCCAAGGATAAATTAGAAGGCCGAGACGAACAAATTTTCAAAGAACGCGACAGGAAACTCGAGGCAGCCCGAGAGATTAGAAAACAAAAACGCCAAGAGAAAAATAGCTATTTCGCACCACGCCCAGCTCAAGCTGCCGTGGAAGCTGTTAACTCGCTAACTCACCAGGAGCAATTCTCCATTTCCAACTGA
- a CDS encoding IS66 family transposase yields the protein MGTVNKIRVREEVDLLKQEFEQLCSAGKVSSEIRVLVNSLLVVVELILSIFLEKTTRKGNKNSSIPSSQTEKDETATKHCTTTGRGKQVNGRVGNTRVKESVTTAQVEVCDICGMVLDSVACQGHERRTKIDIVFEKVVEHIDAEIKQCPNCEATVKGRFPDDMPGKLQYGNGLKAFAIHLVISQMVALNRVQKQIAAMIGSVISEASLLKFVLRLYQSLEAWESRAIDRLLQAPSLHVDETSFRVEGKNHWIHVYSSGETTLKVLHRKRGKEAIEGLNIIPRYGGVIIHDCWASYLSYDHCGHGLCGSHLLRELTFVVDSNQYRWARNLKAVLQQTCRTVAQRPEKCLTEREYANLQKRYRNILTRGSKELPKIPPKPQGKRGRIAKSDAHNLWERLQKHEAAVLLFAKEPHVPFTNNRAERDLRMAKVKQKISGCFRRKQYAQAYCRISSYLQTMASQGINPLVAIQLALAGTLPDAEE from the coding sequence ATGGGAACAGTAAATAAAATAAGGGTCCGCGAAGAAGTCGATCTCCTCAAACAGGAATTTGAACAGCTTTGTTCCGCCGGCAAAGTTTCCTCTGAGATACGGGTCCTGGTCAACAGCCTGCTGGTTGTTGTCGAGTTGATACTCTCTATCTTTCTTGAGAAGACAACGCGCAAGGGAAACAAAAACTCGAGCATTCCTTCTTCGCAAACCGAGAAAGACGAAACCGCTACCAAGCACTGCACCACTACCGGCAGGGGGAAACAAGTCAATGGGCGGGTTGGCAATACACGCGTCAAAGAATCGGTCACCACTGCTCAGGTCGAGGTGTGTGATATCTGCGGAATGGTGCTGGATAGCGTTGCATGCCAGGGGCATGAACGTCGGACAAAAATCGACATCGTTTTTGAAAAAGTTGTCGAGCACATTGACGCAGAAATAAAGCAATGCCCCAATTGTGAAGCAACAGTCAAGGGGCGTTTTCCTGACGATATGCCGGGTAAGCTGCAGTACGGCAATGGGCTTAAAGCGTTTGCCATTCATTTGGTTATCAGCCAGATGGTCGCTTTAAACCGGGTTCAAAAACAGATAGCAGCCATGATCGGTAGCGTAATCTCCGAGGCCAGCCTGCTCAAATTTGTTTTGCGCTTGTACCAATCACTCGAAGCATGGGAATCCAGAGCTATTGATAGGCTGCTGCAGGCTCCATCCCTGCATGTGGATGAAACCTCGTTTCGGGTTGAAGGGAAGAATCACTGGATTCACGTCTATTCTTCCGGCGAAACAACCCTGAAAGTACTGCATCGAAAACGGGGCAAGGAGGCAATCGAAGGATTGAATATCATCCCTCGGTATGGCGGGGTGATCATCCATGATTGCTGGGCATCATATTTATCTTACGACCATTGCGGTCACGGACTTTGCGGCTCGCACCTTTTGCGAGAGTTGACGTTTGTCGTTGACTCTAACCAATACCGGTGGGCCCGCAATCTAAAAGCGGTGCTCCAGCAAACGTGTCGTACGGTGGCTCAACGTCCGGAAAAATGTCTTACCGAACGGGAGTATGCCAACCTGCAGAAGCGCTACCGTAATATCCTTACGCGTGGCAGCAAGGAGTTGCCCAAGATCCCTCCGAAACCACAAGGGAAGCGCGGCAGAATAGCCAAATCCGATGCGCACAATCTTTGGGAGCGATTACAAAAGCATGAGGCGGCAGTCTTGCTTTTTGCCAAAGAACCACATGTGCCGTTCACCAACAACAGGGCGGAAAGGGATCTTCGCATGGCTAAGGTAAAACAGAAAATATCCGGTTGTTTTCGACGGAAACAATATGCCCAGGCTTACTGCAGGATTTCAAGTTACCTGCAGACCATGGCAAGCCAGGGGATCAATCCTCTTGTCGCTATCCAGTTGGCACTGGCAGGAACTCTGCCTGATGCCGAAGAATAG
- a CDS encoding ISAs1 family transposase, whose product MKSTKPDIASHFENLKDPRVEGKNRHLLIDIITIAICGVASGASGWEQIEIFGQAKQEWLATFLELPNGIPGHDTFRRVISCLNTKIFQECFLSWVHSVVEVTDGEIIPIDGKTLRRSHDSRSGKSAIHMVSAWAANNRLVLGQVKTEEKSNEITAIPELLKLLEVKGCIVTIDAMGCQKKIAEQIVQQGGDYVLGLKGNQGSLLQAVETIFSQADAETFNSDKFDFYQSESKGHGRHEIRSHYTTDAAELPMAAQWKGLRTIGVVVSERQVKNKKTTECRYYISSQDNNAELFAKAVRAHWGIENSLHYVLDVTFREDECRIRKDDAPENFAVLRHIARNLLQREQTKMSIKQKQFRCACDNNFLAKVLAG is encoded by the coding sequence ATGAAATCAACAAAACCAGACATAGCTTCCCATTTCGAAAACTTGAAAGATCCGAGAGTCGAAGGGAAAAACCGACACCTGCTCATCGATATTATTACCATTGCCATCTGCGGGGTGGCATCTGGTGCATCTGGCTGGGAACAAATAGAAATTTTCGGACAAGCCAAACAAGAATGGCTCGCAACGTTTCTTGAACTCCCTAATGGTATCCCTGGACACGATACATTTCGACGAGTCATATCTTGTCTTAATACCAAAATTTTTCAAGAATGCTTTTTGAGTTGGGTGCACTCCGTGGTCGAGGTTACTGATGGCGAAATTATCCCTATCGACGGTAAGACCTTAAGGCGGTCGCACGACTCCAGGTCGGGAAAATCAGCCATTCATATGGTCAGTGCTTGGGCTGCGAACAATCGACTTGTCTTAGGGCAAGTCAAAACCGAAGAAAAATCAAACGAAATCACCGCAATTCCCGAACTTTTAAAACTGCTGGAAGTCAAAGGCTGCATCGTGACTATTGACGCCATGGGGTGTCAAAAGAAGATAGCCGAACAGATCGTCCAACAAGGTGGTGATTACGTATTAGGCTTAAAAGGCAATCAGGGCTCATTACTTCAAGCCGTTGAAACGATTTTCAGTCAAGCAGACGCAGAGACCTTTAACAGCGATAAATTTGATTTCTACCAAAGCGAGAGCAAGGGCCACGGTCGCCACGAAATCCGCTCACATTACACAACCGATGCCGCCGAGTTGCCAATGGCTGCACAGTGGAAGGGGCTCCGGACAATTGGTGTTGTCGTTTCAGAGCGGCAAGTAAAGAACAAAAAAACGACAGAATGCCGATATTATATATCAAGCCAAGACAACAACGCCGAACTTTTTGCCAAGGCAGTTCGGGCCCATTGGGGGATAGAAAATTCTCTCCACTATGTACTTGATGTCACATTTCGAGAAGATGAATGCCGAATCCGGAAAGACGATGCTCCCGAAAATTTTGCCGTACTGCGACATATTGCACGCAATCTTCTACAGCGCGAGCAAACCAAAATGAGTATCAAGCAAAAACAGTTTCGATGTGCCTGCGACAATAACTTCCTCGCCAAGGTACTTGCTGGCTAG
- a CDS encoding O-antigen ligase family protein encodes MLLSQSRSGASVALVVTLVMTLSCRKIFRLHRTSPALFALAALLVVLLIGRAGFDTIDARFGQTIDEQGLSENGKTLSGRASAWQDCLQLIADFTLTGSGAGTFYAIFPSYQTNVGATRMRQAHNEYLELATDQGLIASLAVGLFFLVFFRKNYRMFRVRKDGYAKHVYIGSLAGLVALLLHSITDYQFRQTMAIPLYFFVLMGINTAAIHGRRDTAASGPSLLKTYRPQSWLIFAGSSCLVVLTIGAAIYSLGVMQALSTVRMGDG; translated from the coding sequence ATTTTGCTCAGCCAGTCGCGCAGCGGTGCGAGCGTGGCCCTGGTGGTCACCTTGGTCATGACCTTGAGCTGCCGCAAAATATTTCGCCTTCATCGTACCAGTCCGGCCCTTTTTGCCCTGGCCGCCCTGCTGGTGGTGCTGCTCATTGGCCGTGCCGGCTTTGATACCATTGATGCCCGTTTTGGCCAAACCATCGACGAGCAGGGGCTCTCTGAAAACGGCAAGACTCTGTCCGGCAGGGCCTCCGCCTGGCAAGATTGTTTGCAACTTATTGCCGATTTTACCCTGACGGGTTCCGGTGCAGGCACCTTTTACGCCATCTTTCCCAGCTACCAGACAAATGTTGGTGCTACCCGCATGCGCCAGGCTCATAACGAGTATCTCGAACTGGCAACCGATCAGGGCCTGATTGCCAGCCTGGCCGTGGGCCTGTTTTTTCTGGTCTTTTTTCGGAAAAATTATCGCATGTTCCGTGTGCGCAAAGATGGCTATGCCAAGCACGTGTACATTGGCAGCCTGGCCGGGCTTGTGGCTCTTTTACTCCATAGTATTACCGATTACCAGTTCCGCCAGACCATGGCGATTCCGCTATATTTTTTCGTGCTTATGGGCATTAACACGGCCGCTATCCATGGCCGCAGAGATACCGCCGCCAGTGGTCCCAGCCTGCTGAAAACCTACCGACCTCAGAGTTGGCTTATTTTTGCCGGCAGCAGCTGCCTTGTTGTTTTAACCATCGGGGCGGCTATTTATTCCCTTGGGGTCATGCAGGCCCTTTCCACCGTGCGCATGGGCGATGGTTAG
- a CDS encoding transposase — protein MNKTLHVDALIQAIKADFGKLTDHRAQNAKIALDDAIMSAFAVFHLKDQSLLAFDERRSREPENLHTVYGVTGISCDSQMRAILDEVDPDYLRPAFRTVFRRLQRGKKLESMTLLGGHYLLSGDGTGFYSSTKVASSYCLKKTRRNGTELYYQQMYAAALVHPDCRELIPFFPEMITRQDGSAKNDCERNAARRFFEALRREHPHLKLIVTEDALSSNAPHIEDLQRLNLRFILGVKPGDHQFLFSLVDDAIAQGKVTELQQVDSNDPGKIHFFRFINHVSLNQSRQDLLVNFLEYWQVDKNNKLTRFSWVTDLTITPENVEEVMRAGRARWKIENETSNTLKTQGYNLEHNYGLGKKHLSAVFAILMMLAFLVDQVQQMSCHLFQAALKELGSKRALWEMMRNYFRIFRVDSMETIFRVLVYGPGGYIVMERDWLGG, from the coding sequence GTGAACAAAACACTCCACGTGGACGCATTAATTCAAGCTATCAAAGCTGATTTTGGCAAACTTACCGATCATCGGGCCCAAAATGCCAAGATTGCCCTTGATGACGCGATCATGTCTGCCTTTGCCGTGTTTCACCTGAAAGACCAGTCGCTGCTGGCCTTCGATGAGCGACGGAGCAGAGAACCAGAAAACCTGCATACGGTATATGGAGTGACCGGCATCTCCTGCGACTCTCAGATGCGCGCCATCCTGGATGAAGTTGATCCAGACTATTTACGACCAGCGTTTCGCACCGTTTTTCGGCGGTTGCAACGAGGCAAAAAGCTGGAATCAATGACGCTGCTGGGTGGCCATTATCTGCTCAGTGGTGACGGTACAGGGTTTTATTCCTCAACGAAGGTGGCCTCATCCTACTGCCTCAAAAAAACTCGTCGCAATGGAACAGAACTGTACTACCAACAGATGTATGCCGCTGCCCTGGTGCATCCGGATTGTCGCGAGCTAATTCCTTTCTTTCCTGAAATGATTACCCGCCAGGACGGTTCGGCTAAAAACGATTGCGAGCGCAATGCGGCCCGTCGTTTCTTCGAGGCACTGCGGCGTGAGCATCCACACCTCAAGCTCATCGTCACCGAGGATGCACTCAGCAGCAACGCGCCCCATATCGAGGATCTGCAACGGCTAAATCTTCGTTTTATCCTTGGTGTCAAGCCTGGAGACCATCAGTTTCTGTTTTCGTTGGTTGACGATGCCATCGCCCAGGGGAAGGTCACCGAGCTACAGCAAGTGGACTCCAACGATCCGGGCAAAATACATTTTTTCCGTTTTATTAATCACGTATCACTCAACCAGTCCCGCCAGGACCTGCTGGTCAATTTCCTGGAATACTGGCAGGTGGATAAAAATAACAAGCTTACCCGGTTCAGTTGGGTCACAGATCTGACTATCACTCCTGAAAACGTCGAAGAGGTCATGCGGGCTGGCCGCGCGCGGTGGAAGATCGAAAACGAAACCTCCAACACCTTGAAAACCCAGGGATACAACCTGGAGCATAATTACGGACTGGGCAAGAAGCATCTCAGCGCGGTGTTTGCCATTCTCATGATGCTGGCCTTTCTTGTCGACCAGGTGCAGCAGATGAGTTGCCATCTCTTCCAGGCAGCGTTGAAGGAACTCGGCTCCAAAAGAGCGTTGTGGGAGATGATGCGCAATTATTTCCGCATATTCAGGGTTGATTCAATGGAGACGATCTTCCGGGTGCTGGTCTACGGCCCAGGCGGATATATTGTGATGGAGAGAGACTGGCTCGGCGGTTAG
- the gmd gene encoding GDP-mannose 4,6-dehydratase: protein MKKALITGITGQDGSYLAELLLEKGYEVHGIKRRSSLFNTDRIDHLYQDPHEKERRFILHHGDLTDSTSLIRIMQKVQPDEVYNLAAQSHVAVSFEEPEYTANSDALGTLRLLEAIRILGLTEKTKFYQASTSELFGKVQEIPQVETTPFYPRSPYAVAKLYAYWIVVNYREAYGIYACNGILFNHESPVRGETFVTRKITRALARISLGLQDCLYLGNMDAKRDWGHAKDYVAMQWLMLQQDKPEDYVIATGEQHSVREFVSLAAAELGIQLTWQGSGVEEIAIVESVEAKAASGSTEQGVKPGDVIVRVDPRYFRPTEVETLLGDPSKAKKELGWEPQITFPELVQEMVRVDLDEARRDDLCRHQGFKTFDRNE from the coding sequence ATGAAAAAAGCTTTAATAACTGGAATAACAGGCCAAGACGGCTCCTACCTCGCAGAACTCCTCCTTGAAAAAGGCTACGAGGTCCACGGCATTAAACGCCGCAGCTCGCTCTTTAACACCGACCGTATTGACCACCTTTATCAGGACCCGCACGAAAAAGAACGTCGCTTCATCCTTCACCATGGCGACCTGACTGACTCAACCAGCCTGATCCGTATCATGCAGAAGGTCCAGCCGGACGAAGTCTATAACCTGGCGGCCCAATCCCATGTCGCGGTCAGCTTTGAAGAGCCGGAATACACCGCCAACTCCGATGCCCTGGGCACCCTGCGGTTGCTCGAGGCCATCCGTATTCTTGGCCTCACTGAGAAGACCAAGTTTTACCAGGCCTCCACCTCAGAGCTCTTCGGTAAGGTCCAGGAAATACCCCAAGTAGAAACTACCCCCTTTTACCCGCGCTCCCCCTATGCGGTGGCCAAGCTCTACGCCTACTGGATCGTGGTCAACTACCGTGAGGCCTACGGCATCTATGCCTGTAACGGTATCCTCTTTAACCACGAATCCCCGGTGCGCGGTGAAACCTTTGTCACCCGCAAGATCACCCGCGCCCTGGCCCGCATCTCTTTGGGCCTCCAGGACTGTCTCTACCTCGGCAACATGGATGCCAAGCGCGACTGGGGCCATGCCAAGGATTATGTAGCCATGCAGTGGCTCATGCTCCAGCAGGATAAGCCCGAAGATTATGTCATCGCCACCGGTGAGCAGCACTCGGTGCGGGAGTTTGTCTCCCTGGCTGCAGCAGAGTTAGGCATTCAGCTCACCTGGCAGGGAAGTGGGGTAGAAGAGATCGCAATTGTTGAGTCGGTTGAGGCTAAGGCAGCGAGTGGCAGTACTGAGCAAGGGGTAAAACCTGGTGACGTGATTGTACGTGTCGATCCGCGCTATTTCAGGCCAACTGAGGTTGAAACCCTCCTAGGTGATCCGTCTAAAGCGAAAAAAGAACTTGGCTGGGAGCCACAGATTACCTTCCCGGAACTCGTTCAAGAGATGGTGCGTGTTGACCTCGACGAAGCACGACGTGACGATCTGTGTCGTCACCAAGGTTTTAAGACGTTTGATCGCAATGAGTAG
- a CDS encoding IS66 family transposase, whose protein sequence is MGTVNKIRVREEVDLLKQEFEQLCSTGKVSSEIRVLVNSLLVVVELILSIFLEKTTRKGNKNSSIPSSQTEKDETATKHCTTTGRGKQVNGRVGNTRVKESVTTAQVEVCDICGMVLDSVACQGHERRTKIDIVFEKVVEHIDAEIKQCPNCEATVKGRFPDDMPGKLQYGNGLKAFAIHLVISQMVALNRVQKQITAMIGSVISEASLLKFVLRLYQSLEAWESRAIDRLLQAPSLHVDETSFRVEGKNHWIHVYSSGETTLKVLHRKRGKEAIEGLNIIPRYGGVIIHDCWASYLSYDHCGHGLCGSHLLRELTFVVDSNQYRWARNLKAVLQQTCRTVAQRPEKCLTEREYANLQKRYRNILTRGSKELPKIPPKPQGKRGRIAKSDAHNLWERLQKHEAAVLLFAKEPHVPFTNNRAERDLRMAKVKQKISGCFRRKQYAQAYCRISSYLQTMASQGINPLVAIQLALAGTLPDAEE, encoded by the coding sequence ATGGGAACAGTAAATAAAATAAGGGTCCGCGAAGAAGTCGATCTCCTTAAACAGGAATTTGAACAGCTTTGTTCCACCGGCAAAGTTTCCTCTGAGATACGGGTCCTGGTCAACAGCCTGCTGGTTGTCGTCGAGTTGATACTCTCTATCTTTCTTGAGAAGACAACGCGCAAGGGAAACAAAAACTCGAGCATTCCTTCTTCGCAAACCGAGAAAGACGAAACCGCTACCAAGCACTGCACCACTACCGGCAGGGGGAAACAAGTCAATGGGCGGGTTGGCAATACACGCGTCAAAGAATCGGTCACCACTGCTCAGGTCGAGGTGTGTGATATCTGCGGAATGGTGCTGGATAGCGTTGCATGCCAGGGGCATGAACGTCGGACAAAAATCGACATCGTTTTTGAAAAAGTTGTCGAGCACATTGACGCAGAAATAAAGCAATGCCCCAATTGTGAAGCAACAGTCAAGGGGCGTTTTCCTGACGATATGCCGGGTAAGCTGCAGTACGGCAATGGGCTTAAAGCGTTTGCCATTCATTTGGTTATCAGCCAGATGGTCGCTTTAAACCGGGTTCAAAAACAGATAACAGCCATGATCGGTAGCGTAATCTCCGAGGCCAGCCTGCTCAAATTTGTTTTGCGCTTGTACCAATCACTCGAAGCATGGGAATCCAGAGCTATTGATAGGCTGCTGCAGGCTCCATCCCTGCATGTGGATGAAACCTCGTTTCGGGTTGAAGGGAAGAATCACTGGATTCACGTCTATTCTTCCGGCGAAACAACCCTGAAAGTACTGCATCGAAAGCGGGGCAAGGAGGCAATCGAAGGATTGAATATCATCCCTCGGTATGGCGGGGTGATCATCCATGATTGCTGGGCATCATATTTATCCTACGACCATTGCGGTCACGGACTTTGCGGCTCGCACCTTTTGCGAGAGTTGACGTTTGTCGTTGACTCTAACCAATACCGGTGGGCCCGCAATCTAAAAGCGGTGCTCCAGCAAACGTGTCGTACGGTGGCTCAACGTCCGGAAAAATGTCTTACCGAACGGGAGTATGCCAACCTGCAGAAGCGCTACCGTAATATCCTTACGCGTGGCAGCAAGGAGTTGCCCAAGATCCCTCCGAAACCCCAAGGGAAGCGCGGCAGGATAGCCAAATCCGATGCGCACAATCTTTGGGAGCGATTACAAAAGCATGAGGCGGCAGTCTTGCTTTTTGCCAAAGAACCACATGTGCCGTTCACCAACAACAGGGCGGAAAGGGATCTTCGCATGGCTAAGGTAAAACAGAAAATATCCGGTTGTTTTCGACGGAAACAATATGCCCAGGCTTACTGCAGGATTTCAAGTTACCTGCAGACCATGGCAAGCCAGGGGATCAATCCTCTTGTCGCTATCCAGTTGGCACTGGCAGGAACTCTGCCTGATGCCGAAGAATAG
- a CDS encoding GDP-L-fucose synthase, which produces MPSPNSSLLTPNSRIFLAGHRGMVGSAILRKLTALGYENIITRTHKELDLTQQQAVREFFQKEKIDYVVLAAAKVGGIHANNTYPADFITQNLQIQTNIIHEAFMAGVKDLLFLGSSCIYPKLAPQPLKEEYLLTGELEPTNDAYAIAKIAGIKMCEAYNRQHSTRYIAVMPTNLYGPGDNFHPENSHVLPALILRFHQAKLKMRSNQEEVVVWGTGKPMREFLHVDDMAEGCVYLMQLDQATLKDHLLSYPKPCFVNLGTGLEVSIRELAETVKEVVGFQGKLTFDTSKPDGTPRKLLDVSRLHHLGWQHKIELRQGIEDTYRWLLENEDALRI; this is translated from the coding sequence ATGCCCTCTCCTAACTCCTCACTCCTAACTCCTAACTCCCGCATCTTCCTAGCCGGTCACCGAGGCATGGTAGGTTCCGCTATCCTGCGCAAGCTCACCGCCCTGGGCTATGAAAACATCATCACCCGCACCCACAAAGAACTGGACCTGACCCAACAGCAGGCCGTGCGGGAATTCTTTCAAAAAGAAAAGATCGACTACGTAGTTCTGGCGGCGGCCAAGGTCGGCGGCATTCATGCCAACAACACCTACCCGGCGGATTTTATTACTCAGAACCTGCAGATCCAGACTAACATCATCCACGAGGCCTTCATGGCTGGGGTCAAGGATCTGCTCTTTCTCGGAAGCTCCTGCATCTATCCCAAACTGGCGCCCCAACCACTCAAGGAAGAATACCTGCTCACCGGCGAGCTGGAACCCACCAACGATGCCTACGCCATCGCCAAGATCGCGGGCATCAAAATGTGCGAGGCCTATAACCGCCAGCATAGCACCCGGTATATCGCTGTCATGCCCACCAACCTCTATGGCCCTGGAGATAATTTTCATCCGGAAAATTCCCATGTCCTGCCAGCGCTGATCCTTCGCTTCCACCAGGCAAAGTTGAAGATGCGATCAAACCAGGAAGAGGTCGTCGTCTGGGGTACAGGCAAACCCATGCGAGAATTCCTTCATGTAGACGATATGGCCGAAGGCTGCGTTTACCTGATGCAGCTCGACCAAGCCACCCTTAAGGACCACCTGCTGAGTTACCCTAAACCCTGCTTCGTCAACCTGGGAACAGGCCTGGAAGTCTCCATCCGCGAACTTGCAGAAACAGTGAAAGAAGTCGTTGGTTTTCAAGGCAAACTCACCTTCGACACCAGCAAACCCGACGGCACCCCCAGAAAACTCCTCGATGTCTCTCGCCTCCACCACCTCGGCTGGCAGCATAAGATCGAACTCCGCCAGGGAATTGAAGATACGTATCGGTGGCTGCTTGAAAATGAAGATGCGTTAAGAATTTAA